From a region of the Candidatus Eisenbacteria bacterium genome:
- the fabF gene encoding beta-ketoacyl-ACP synthase II, protein MRGNGQPRRVVITGMGVVSPLGSDVETFWKRLIAGESGIGPVTRFDTSKYDTRFAAEVQGYRTEEFMDRKEIRRTDLFVQYAIGAAAQAVKQAGVSPQSVDVNRYGVIVGSGIGGIATFEDQYRTLLEKGPSRVSPFFIPMMISDMASGQVSIQFGAKGPNYCTVSACSSGAHAVGDAFRIIQHNEADVMISGGAEAPITPVSFAGFCSMKAMSTRNDDPQRASRPFDAQRDGFVMGEGAGIVVLEELEHAKKRGVKILAEVVGYGATGDAHHMTAPAPEGEGAARAMREAIRDSGLPLESFGYMNAHGTSTPLNDKFETQAIKSVFGAQAKKLPVSSTKSMTGHLLGAAGGLETIICVLALERHTLPPTINYKTPDPDCDLDYVPNTARAVELQAALSNSLGFGGHNVTLALSRYVA, encoded by the coding sequence ATGCGAGGAAACGGACAGCCGCGCCGCGTCGTCATCACGGGTATGGGGGTGGTTTCTCCCCTGGGCTCGGACGTCGAGACGTTTTGGAAACGGCTGATCGCAGGGGAGTCCGGGATCGGTCCCGTGACGCGATTCGACACGTCGAAGTACGACACTCGATTCGCGGCCGAGGTGCAGGGGTATCGCACCGAGGAATTCATGGACCGGAAGGAAATCCGCCGGACCGACCTGTTCGTCCAGTACGCGATCGGCGCCGCCGCCCAGGCCGTGAAGCAGGCGGGCGTGTCGCCGCAGAGCGTGGACGTGAACCGCTACGGGGTCATCGTGGGCTCCGGCATCGGCGGGATCGCGACCTTCGAGGATCAGTACCGAACGCTCCTCGAAAAGGGACCCTCGCGCGTGAGCCCCTTCTTCATCCCGATGATGATCTCGGACATGGCCTCCGGCCAGGTGTCGATCCAGTTCGGCGCCAAGGGTCCCAACTACTGCACGGTTTCCGCCTGCTCTTCCGGGGCGCACGCGGTAGGGGACGCGTTCCGAATCATCCAACACAACGAGGCGGACGTGATGATCTCGGGAGGGGCGGAAGCGCCCATCACCCCGGTCTCCTTCGCTGGGTTCTGCTCTATGAAGGCGATGTCCACACGCAACGACGATCCGCAGAGGGCCTCGCGCCCCTTCGACGCCCAGCGAGATGGGTTCGTGATGGGGGAAGGCGCGGGCATCGTGGTGCTCGAAGAGCTCGAGCACGCCAAGAAGCGCGGCGTGAAGATCCTTGCGGAAGTCGTAGGCTATGGCGCGACGGGAGATGCCCATCACATGACGGCGCCCGCCCCCGAGGGTGAGGGTGCGGCGCGTGCCATGCGGGAGGCGATCCGGGATTCGGGGCTACCGCTCGAATCGTTCGGATATATGAACGCCCACGGCACCTCCACGCCGCTCAACGACAAATTCGAAACACAGGCCATCAAGTCGGTATTCGGGGCACAAGCGAAGAAGCTCCCGGTCAGCTCGACGAAGTCGATGACGGGACACCTTCTCGGCGCCGCAGGCGGGCTCGAGACGATCATCTGCGTCCTCGCCCTGGAGCGGCACACGCTTCCCCCGACGATCAATTACAAGACTCCGGATCCCGACTGTGACCTCGATTACGTCCCCAACACTGCACGAGCGGTCGAACTGCAGGCAGCCCTCTCTAACTCACTGGGCTTTGGTGGGCACAACGTCACCCTGGCGTTGTCGAGGTATGTGGCGTAA
- the fabD gene encoding ACP S-malonyltransferase produces the protein MVGAACLFPGQGSQSVGMGRALAERYPEAKAVFAEADKVLGFALSTLCFEGPAEELTRTENTQPALLATSVAAFRVLEARGLKPAAAAGHSAGEYAAHVAAGSLTLAEGLSLIRRRGEAMAGAGKERPGTMAAVLGLNVAQIQDVLRRVDAPRDLAAANYNSPGQVVLSGTPDAVARASEEARRAGAKKVVPLQVSAAFHSPLMEAASRGLDEAIARAPIARARFPVYANVTAAPVSEPEMIRDTLRKQLLSPVLWEQTMRAMREAGIRQYVEVGNGRVLRGLVRGVDKEAVVFGSEDPESIEAAAVGIAETATR, from the coding sequence GTGGTAGGCGCCGCGTGCCTCTTCCCGGGACAGGGATCCCAGAGCGTCGGCATGGGCCGGGCGCTCGCGGAGCGCTATCCCGAGGCTAAGGCCGTCTTCGCGGAGGCGGACAAGGTTCTGGGATTCGCGCTCTCGACGCTCTGCTTCGAGGGGCCCGCCGAGGAGCTCACCCGAACCGAGAACACGCAGCCCGCGCTTCTCGCCACGAGCGTCGCCGCGTTCCGCGTGCTTGAGGCGAGGGGACTCAAGCCCGCGGCCGCGGCGGGCCATAGCGCGGGCGAGTACGCGGCCCACGTCGCGGCCGGGTCGCTCACGCTGGCCGAGGGGCTATCGCTCATCCGGCGGCGCGGCGAGGCGATGGCCGGCGCGGGGAAGGAGCGCCCGGGAACGATGGCGGCGGTGCTGGGGCTCAACGTGGCGCAGATCCAGGATGTGCTCCGGAGGGTGGACGCGCCGCGCGATTTGGCCGCGGCGAACTACAACTCGCCCGGTCAAGTGGTCCTCTCCGGGACGCCCGATGCGGTCGCGCGCGCCTCCGAAGAGGCCCGCCGCGCCGGAGCGAAGAAGGTCGTGCCGCTCCAGGTCTCCGCGGCATTCCACTCGCCCCTGATGGAGGCGGCGTCGCGCGGGCTCGACGAGGCAATCGCGCGCGCGCCGATCGCGCGCGCGCGGTTCCCCGTCTACGCGAACGTCACCGCCGCCCCGGTCTCGGAGCCCGAGATGATCCGCGACACGCTGCGAAAGCAGCTTCTGAGCCCCGTCCTCTGGGAGCAGACGATGCGGGCGATGCGGGAGGCGGGCATCCGACAGTACGTTGAGGTCGGGAACGGCCGGGTCCTCCGCGGCCTTGTGCGCGGCGTCGACAAGGAGGCGGTGGTCTTCGGATCCGAGGATCCCGAATCGATCGAGGCGGCCGCCGTGGGGATCGCGGAGACCGCGACACGGTGA
- the fabG gene encoding 3-oxoacyl-[acyl-carrier-protein] reductase has product MKRPFEGRVAVVTGGAKGIGLAVTRAFARGGAKVVVSGRDQAALDEACAEVKRDGGEAIATKADVAQEADANALCARALEAFGKADILINNAGVTKDGLLLRMSDADWDQVLDTNLKGAFHCIRAFAKPMVKQRWGRIVNVSSVIGLIGNAGQVNYAASKAGLIGLTKAVAKELASRHITVNAVAPGFIETAMTGALDEKVREGLKAQIPLGRLGSADDVAHAVAFLCSEEAGYVTGQVLTVDGGMVM; this is encoded by the coding sequence GTGAAGCGGCCGTTCGAGGGGCGAGTCGCCGTCGTGACGGGCGGCGCCAAGGGAATCGGCCTCGCGGTGACGCGCGCGTTCGCCCGAGGCGGCGCGAAGGTCGTGGTCTCCGGGCGGGACCAAGCGGCGCTCGACGAAGCCTGCGCGGAGGTGAAGCGCGACGGCGGCGAGGCGATCGCGACGAAAGCCGACGTCGCTCAGGAAGCCGACGCGAACGCGCTTTGCGCGCGCGCGCTCGAGGCGTTCGGCAAGGCGGACATTCTGATCAACAACGCGGGGGTGACGAAGGACGGGCTCCTCCTCCGGATGAGCGACGCCGATTGGGACCAGGTGCTCGACACGAATTTGAAGGGCGCGTTCCACTGCATCCGCGCCTTCGCGAAGCCGATGGTGAAGCAGCGCTGGGGACGGATCGTGAACGTGAGCTCGGTGATCGGTCTGATCGGAAACGCGGGCCAGGTGAACTACGCGGCCTCGAAGGCGGGCTTGATCGGTCTCACGAAGGCGGTTGCGAAGGAGCTGGCGTCACGCCATATTACGGTCAATGCGGTGGCGCCCGGCTTCATCGAGACGGCGATGACCGGAGCGCTGGATGAGAAGGTCCGTGAAGGACTTAAGGCCCAGATCCCGCTGGGGCGTTTGGGCTCGGCGGACGACGTCGCGCACGCGGTCGCCTTCCTCTGCTCCGAGGAGGCCGGGTACGTCACCGGCCAGGTGCTGACCGTCGACGGCGGGATGGTGATGTGA
- a CDS encoding ketoacyl-ACP synthase III, with translation MIAPNRGVHIVGTGSFTPERVLTNQDLEKIVDTSDEWIKSRTGIKERRIADPKTPASALASEASARALEAAGVKASDLDQIIVGTVTGDRTFPSTGCIVQDRLGAKKAYAFDVSAACAGFLYGLSVGRSAIESGAAETVLVIGVETLSKIVNWTDRNTCVLFGDAAGAVVLRANGKPGGILATRLHSDGALVHLLEMPAGGSLMPPSHETVDRRLHTIHMSGNDVFKHAVRAMESVALEALEAAGRKPEELDLLIPHQANYRIIDATARRLGLPMEKVFVNLDRYGNTSAASIPLALDEARRSGRIRPGNLIELVTFGGGFTWAAAVIEW, from the coding sequence GTGATCGCCCCCAATCGAGGCGTTCACATCGTCGGGACCGGCTCGTTCACGCCGGAGCGCGTTCTCACGAACCAGGATCTCGAGAAGATCGTCGACACCTCCGACGAGTGGATCAAATCGCGCACCGGGATCAAGGAGCGGCGGATCGCCGATCCGAAGACGCCCGCGTCCGCCCTGGCCTCCGAGGCCTCCGCGCGCGCGCTCGAGGCGGCGGGCGTGAAGGCGTCGGATCTCGACCAGATCATCGTCGGCACGGTGACGGGGGATCGCACCTTCCCCTCCACCGGCTGCATCGTGCAGGACCGGCTCGGCGCGAAGAAGGCCTACGCCTTCGACGTCTCCGCCGCCTGCGCGGGATTCCTCTACGGGCTTTCGGTCGGGCGATCGGCGATCGAGTCGGGAGCGGCCGAGACGGTGCTCGTGATCGGCGTCGAAACGCTCTCCAAGATCGTGAACTGGACCGATCGCAACACGTGCGTTCTGTTCGGCGACGCGGCCGGGGCGGTCGTCCTCCGGGCGAACGGGAAGCCTGGCGGAATCCTCGCGACGCGCCTCCACAGCGACGGCGCGCTGGTCCACCTGCTCGAGATGCCGGCCGGCGGCTCGCTCATGCCGCCGTCCCACGAAACGGTCGATCGCCGGCTCCACACGATCCACATGAGCGGGAACGACGTCTTCAAGCACGCGGTGCGCGCGATGGAGTCGGTGGCCCTGGAGGCGCTGGAAGCCGCGGGGCGAAAACCGGAGGAGCTCGACCTCTTGATCCCGCACCAGGCAAATTACCGGATTATCGACGCCACCGCGCGGCGCCTGGGCCTCCCGATGGAGAAGGTCTTCGTGAATCTGGACCGCTATGGGAATACCTCGGCGGCCTCGATCCCCTTGGCGCTTGACGAAGCGAGGCGATCGGGCCGGATCCGTCCGGGCAACCTGATCGAGCTCGTGACCTTCGGCGGCGGCTTCACGTGGGCGGCGGCGGTGATCGAGTGGTAG
- the acpP gene encoding acyl carrier protein codes for MASFSEDRVKQIIVDQLGVATEQVTPEASFIDDLGADSLDTVELVMALEEEFDIEIPDEDAEKMTTVADAIKYLESHVPKNA; via the coding sequence ATGGCTTCATTCAGCGAAGATCGGGTCAAGCAGATCATCGTGGACCAGCTGGGCGTCGCGACCGAGCAGGTCACGCCGGAGGCGTCATTCATCGACGACCTGGGCGCGGATTCACTCGACACGGTGGAGTTGGTCATGGCCCTCGAGGAGGAATTCGACATCGAAATTCCGGACGAGGATGCCGAGAAGATGACCACCGTCGCCGACGCAATCAAGTATCTCGAAAGCCACGTGCCGAAGAACGCCTAA